The Bacteroidota bacterium genome segment GAAATCCCGTTAAAGTATGGAATACATGCCCCCTATTTCATCAGCGTCGGAACCATAGAACCCAGGAAAAACCTTGATATGTTGCTGGATGCCTTTGCCATGCTGTGTGAATCATCACCCGGGACAACACTACCGTATTGGCTTATCTGCGGACAAAAAGGCTGGAAGTCTGAGAGCTTTTTCCGGAAATTACAATCGCATCCAAACCGGCAGCAGATCAAGCTGACGGGTTATGTAGCCCAGGAAGACCTGCCGGCGCTTTATACACACGCAACGGCACTTTTGATGCCTTCCCTTTATGAGGGATTTGGAATGCCATTAACGGAAGCCATGGCATGCGGAACCCCATGCATTGTATCCGCTTCGTCTTGTCTACCTGAAACGGGAGGAGACGCAGCTTTGGTATGCGATCCTCATCAAGCAAACCAATGGGCGGAGACCATGGAATACCTCCTGGAAAATCCCCAAAAAAGATTGGAATTATCGGATAAAGCCCTTGAACGGGCCGGATTGTTTTCCTGGGAAATATATGCCCGGACTTTTGACCGGGAAATGGACAAACTTGCCTAAATTTACCACGATGAAGATCCTGTTTGTCCTGGAACTGTTTTATCCCAACATTGGAGGCATAGAAAAACTATTTGCAAGCCTGGGCGAATCTCTTGTGCAGCAAGGCAATGAGGTAAAGGTCATCACAACAAGGTTTCAAAAAGGGCTTCCCCTGAAAGAAACATACCGGGGAATGGAAGTCCGCAGGTTACCGATCCACAACCGTTTCCTGTTTACCTTTTTCGGATTCTTTTTCCTGCACCGTGATGCCGGGAGATCAGATATTATTCATACAACATCGTACAATGCCGCCTTTCCGGCCAGGATGGCAGCTTTGCTGCACCGCAAACCCTGTGTGATCACTTTTCATGAAGTATGGGGTAAATTATGGTTCAGGCTGCCTTATTTAAGTTTGCCAGGAAGAATACTTTACTCTCTTTATGAGCAGTTCATCCTGAGATTACGGTTTCATCGGTTTGTCGGTGTTTCGCAATTCACTTCCCGAAGGTTGCAGGAAAACGGGGTTTCGCAGGAAAGGATCACTACCATTTACAACGGGCTGGATTACAACAAAAATATTACCGCACGGCCCAATCCGGGTGAGGTATTCATATTCACTTTTTTCGGCAGGCCGGGCAGTTCGAAGGGCCTTGACATCCTGCTTCCGGCAGCCGAAGATTTCCTGAAGAAAGAGAACAGAAAGCTCAGGTTGATACTTTCCAAAAGCCCTGCTGCCATCTACCGCAAAGTAATCCGTTATATCAATAATGCAGGAATAGCCGGAAAGGTTGAATTGATGCATCATCTGAGTGACAATGACCTGGAACGTGCACTATTGGAATCTCATTGCATAGTGATCCCCTCCTACTCTGAAGGATTTTGTTTCGCGGCTGCAGAAGCCTCCGCGTTGGGTATTCCGTTGATCACATCAGGTAAGGGCGCCCTGCCGGAAGTAGTATCAGGCAGGCATATCACCCTGGAAAACATGTCGCCCAGTGCATTGGGAAAGGCTTTAGAACAAGCCGAAGAAGGGAAATGGATGGAAACTCCCCTGAAAAAATTTGAACTGCAGGATACGGTAAATTCTTACAAAAAGCTTTACGATTCCTTGTTATCCTGATCACCGGCCACACTTTCTTCCTGTTTTTTCACTTTCTTTTTCTTTCTGAGTTTTTTGATCTCCAGACGCAGCAATGCTATTTCCTGGGCCAGTACCTTATTTTTATCGCTAAGACGTGAAATGATAATGGAAAATTCAATCAGAATGAGGAAGACAGCCATAAGAAGGATAATAAAAAGGGCAGCCGGAGGATAGGCCACACCGATGAATTCGGCAATATAATCGAGTCCGCGGCGCCAGAAGGAAAATATAATAAACACAACAGCAAAGAATATCCATAAAAGCGAGTATTCTTCCTTGATGCGTTTCTTTTTTATCAGGTACAGGATCAGCAGGAAAAAGAACAGGCTGGTAGCGATCGCGATCAACTGTACATTGGATGTATCAATCTCTTTCATAACCATCTAATTCTTCGTTGATAATTCTGGTCCTGACGGAAGCCATGATCATGGAAAGCATGACCTTGATCATATAATAGGGTCCCCTGGCGAGGGTAATGGAAGAAACGCCACCCTGCCTTCTCAGCATCTGTGTAAATACCTCCTTCATACGGAACCCGTTTCTTCCGAGTAATATCACAACTTCAGGTTCCGGGAAATCCGTCGGGTAATGATCTGCCAGGAAAGTAAAGGCTTTCCTGTTATACGCGCGAAAGCCGCTGGTGTGATCGGTGATTTTCTGGCGGATAAGGACAAACGACAACCATTCGAAGATTTTGATCCCAATCCGGCGCAAGGTTTGGGTTTTATAGCCATTATGTCGAACATTGAAGCGCGAACCGATAACTACATCCGCCTCATCATCCCGGATCGGTTTGATGAGCTTACGAATCTCTTCAACACGATGCTGTCCGTCGCCATCGAACTGCAGGGCAATATCATATTTATGGTTTCTGGCATAGCGAAAGCCGGTCTGTACACACCCCCCAATGCCAAGGTTGTAAGGAAGGTCAATCACAATGGCCTTTCCTGTTGATTCAGCCAGTTCTCCCGATCCATCGGAAGATGCATCATTCACAACCAGGATATCCCAATGCGGGTATATCTCAGCCAGTTCATAAATCAACCGCATGATGCTCGCCGATTCATTGTAAACCGGGATGATGATAAGCCCCTTATGTTTTTTCTCACTCAATGAATTCAGGGATATACTTGTAAATACGGAGTGTAAATTTCAGGCCACGGTTTATTTGTTTTCATTTTCATCTCCTTCAAAGTCAAGCCCTTCCCCATCCACATTTCTGATCTTGAAATATTGTATGGTATCTTCTCCCCTTTCAAGCCTTTCCTCAATATTACGGATATAGTTTTGGTCGACTTCAAGGCCAATGCGTTGAGCCTGCTTTATATCCTCAAGTGCTTCCCTGAACTGGCGCATCATGAAATACGATTTACTGCGGTTGATCAGGAGTTTTACATTAGCAGGATTCAGTTCCATGGCTTTGTTAAAATCATCCAGCGCTTCAGGGTAATTATGGGTGATTTCGTAGATAACCCCACGGTTTTTATGCGCTTCCGGGAACTGTGGATTCAGTTGAATGGTACGGGTAAGGTCCTGTAAAGCCAGATCATATTTTTTCAGATGACCATAGCTCACCCCCCTGAAAAAGAAAGCAACATCAAGCTTTTTGCGCTTTTCCAGAACTTTATCGAGGTCTTTAACAGCATAATCATAACCACCGAGATCAAATAATGCAATACCACGGTTGAGATATGCCATATCGTAGGTACTGTCGATACGAATCGCTTTATTATATTGAATCAGAGCGCTCTTATAATCCTTTTCGCCAATGTAGGCTACACCCAGGTTAACCAATCCGCGCGGGTTGTCGGGATTTTTGGAAAGGCTGTCTTCCCAAATCATCCTGGGAGATTGGTATAGTTTGTTACGGTTGTATGCAAGCAGTCCCAGGATTAAAAGGATCGCAACAAAGGCAATGTTGAAATAGGTTGAAGAATACTTACCAATCAGTCGATAGAGCCCATCCGTCACAATCAAGGCAAACCCGAACAGAGGAAGGTAAAGCCTGTGCTCCATGATCACATCGCGTATAGGGATGATGCTGGATTCCACGCTTAAAGCAAGCAGGAACCAAACAATCCCGAAAGAAATGATCCTGAATTTTTTAAAAAGAAGACATGCGGCCACGATCAGTCCGGCAACCACCAACATCCCAGCTATTTCCATCAACCCTATTGCTGATGAAACCGTAATATTATGGTCAATATTCTGCCAGGCAGGAACGAAGAGTAACTGAATGTATTTCAGCATGACCTTAAACTGTGTCAGCAGGTAGTCAGGTCTTGAGATATCGGTTGTCTCCATGGGGATCAGTCCCAGGGTCATAACTGTAATAAAAGTAGCCGCAAAAACGATAAATGCGGAGATAAGAAGCTTCCTGGCCGGCTTGCCTTCGTTGTTCCTGATAAAATATAGCTCGGCAAACATAAAGGCGAGCGGGAAAGTAATGGCATTTTGTTTAGACAGTATAGCCAGTATTCCCGAAAACACTGCCAGAACAATATAAAACACTGCCCTTCCATAGGATCCCTTGCCATGGAAATAAAGCAACCTGCCTTGCATATATAAATATACAGCTAGCAGATAAAAAAGTGCGGCAAGTGAAGTCATCCGCTGCACTACATAGGTCACTCCCATTGTCTGAAGCGGGTGCAGTAAAAAGATCAGAGCCACAAACAAGGCATTACGCCGGATAACATCTGCATTCCAATCCGGTTTTTCATTCACACGGGTGAACAGGGTGCGGGCCAACAGGAAAACCACAAAGGAAGCCAGGATGTGTATAATGAGATTCACCAGGTGATATCCCCAGGGTTGGTAATAATGAATACTGTAATTAACAGCAAAAGTGAGAAACGACAATGGGCGATTGTTGATATCAAGCCAAAATGACGATGATTGATAATCATCAAAGAAAACCACGGTTTTGTTGTGCATGATGGTATCGAGATCATCAAAAACAAATACCCCTTTAAAGCTGTTTGAATAAAATGCCAGCCCTGCAACAACGATCAGAACAAGAGCCAGCCAGGTAAACTGCTTTCCTGAAAGAAAGCTTTTGGTTTGTACAGTTCCTTTTTTCCCCATAATTTAGAAATTGGCCTCAAATATACAAAAAATGCAGTGCTGCCCTGACCCAATTTGTCTATATTTACACCCCGAAACATGAGGATATGGCGATCAGTCCGGGTAAGAGACTTTTAGAAATGATTCCTTCCAATAATCAGTATGAAAGGATTTGGCTTTTGGCTAAAACCGATTTCAAACTGAAATATTACGATACTTTTTTGGGCTTTATATGGACCATACTCAATCCCCTGTTCCGACTGGCAATTTTCTATTACATCTTTACCTATATTTTCGATAAGCAAATCCCTAACTATGCTTTGCATATCTTTTCCGGATTGATTTTGTGGATGTTTTTCCAGGAATCAACCAAGAAGGGATTGAGTCTCCTGAAAACCAAAAGGTATTTATACGAAAATATAGAATTCAGCAAGCTTGATCTCTATACATCCTCGGTATTGAGCAGCCTGATGATACTGATCATCAACATTCTGGTCTATTTCGTGGTATCCATGTTTTTTCACATTCCGGTTAACGGGAACCTTTTGTTTGTCCCTCTGCAGATTATCACCTTGTGTATCCTGGTTTATGGGATAATTCTTATCCTTTCCATCATCAATATTTACATGAAAGACATAAACCAGATATGGGACATGATCTTGCTTGCCTGGTTCTGGATCAATCCTATTTTTTACGCCAAGACGGTGATTTTTGATACCTTCCCCATCCTGAAATACATCAATCCCCTGGCCGGGATCATCATCAATACAAGGGAAGGAATATTGTACGGTAATCCGCCGGATTGGGGACTATTTGTTTATGATCTCGGGTATTCCCTGGTTGTATTGGCCATAGGACTTATCCTATTCAGGTTGTATTTTCATAAAGCTGCGGAGAAACTATGACGAACGGAAGCGACATAGCCATCAGGCTGGAGAATGTCTCTAAGACCTTTTACATCCGGGATAAAAAGCCGGGATCCGTAATGACTCAGGTCGGGCGATTTTTTACCGGCGACAACCTTCGCAAAATAGAAGCGGTTAAAAACGTAAGTATCGAAATAAAAAAGGGGGATTTCATTGGAATTGTGGGTGCTAATGGGAGTGGCAAATCCACTTTGTTACAGCTAATGTCGGGAGTGTTTAAACCTGACAAGGGAGGGTATGCAAGCATAAACGGGAAATTCATCCGTCTTACCCTCGGTTTGGGTTTCAACCAGGAAATGACGGCAAGGGAAAACGTATACCTCAACGCATCCATCATGGGTTTGACGCTCAAAGAGATAGGAAAGGAATTCAACAGGATCATCCGCTTTGCTGAACTGGAAAAGTTCGTAGATACCAAGATCAAATATTTCTCCCGGGGTATGCGGGCGAGGCTGGCTTTTGCCGTAGCCATTTACACCAATGCGGAGATCATTCTTCTCGATGAATTTTTTGGCGGTGTGGGCGACGAGAAATTCAGGGAAAAATCCGACCGTATCTTCCACGAGCGCATCCTGGCAAACCGTACAATCGTGTTGGTTAGCCACAACCTGCTTCCCATCAAAGATCATGCGAACAAGGTATTGCTTATGCACGAGGGACAATGTGTTGCCACAGGAACCCCGGAAGAGGTCTTCCTGCATTACAAAACCGTCCTGAAAGTAGATCAGCTAAAAATCGAAGGCAAAGAGTGAGGATAAATGGATAACTACACAAAACCAGAGGTGGTGCTGGCTTCTTTCCCGAGATCGGGTAATACATACCTGCGTAATGTATTGCTCGATGTGTACGATATTTTTTCCTGGAACAATATTGAAAAATTCAACCAGGCCCAGGAAAAAGCGGAGGTATTAGAGGAAAGGCATAAACAAAGAAACCAGGAGGGTACTCCTCCGGAGCGGCTTAAGGAACTCAGGCATGAACTCCTTTTTCCGGTTGTTAAAACTCATGAGATACCGGGTAACATTTTACCTCTTTGCAGCCCGGATGCACGTATCATTTACCTGATGAGGGACGGCAGGGATGCTCTTGTATCCATCGCCCATCACAGGAAAGACATTATCGCACCTGGGAGTGATTTCCTGATAAATCTCGAACAGGCCATACTCGCCAGGGAAGGAAGCCATTTCGGTGGATGGTCGGCCAACGTTATGGAATGGATACCCTTAGCCCATGCCGTGATCCACTTCGAAGACCTGGTCGAAAAGCCTTTAGAAACCATGGAAAAACTACGTGGCATCCTGGATCTTCCCCTTCCCGACCGGAAAAATATTCCCACATTCGAATCCCAAAGAGAAGGCAAGTCATACTTTGGAGGCCGGGCCCGCAAGCAGATAAGCGACGAGGAAAAACAGGAATTCAACCAGTTGTTTTTCAGGAAGGGAAAGATCGGAGGCTGGAAGGAAGAAATGCCTGAACAGATGCATGAATTGTTCTGGAAACTGCACGGTAAGGTTTCGGAAGAAATGGGTTATCTTTACGATGGCAGCTTCGACCGTTCCAATTGGTAAACCATGATTGAACTGATTTCCATTCATATAGCCAAAACCGGCGGGAGATCTTTTTATGAAATCCTGAAGAACGAATACGGCGACAAGCTGGATCCCAGAACCCGGCGCATAGAATATTTTCCAGGAAGGGATTTCAGCAAAAACCTGCTTGAATCGATACCACCGCATGTCACAGTGATCCACGGTCATCTGTTTTATGAACATGTCAGGGAAATACATCGCCGGTATGATGCCAGGATTGTAACCTGGCTTCGGGATCCTGTAGAAAGGGTCATATCCAACTATTTCTTTCTGATGAGGGCCATACGCGAAGCACCGGAGACACACCCTCAGCGCCGCAAGGCTGCTTACACCCTGATGGAATATGCTCACGACAGCATACCCGACAAGATGTCGAAATACCTGAGAGGTATCCATCTGCAGGAATTATTTTTCATTGGGTTCCAGGAAAACTATGAGCAAGACCTTGAGCAGCTGACAGAACTCCTTTCCTGGAAAAAGCCGCTGATAAAACCCCGCATCAATACAGGACCTGAAGGGACAGAAGAGGAAGACTACCCTACCCGGCGCAAAGATATCACCGGGGAGATGCGCGAACAAATACGTGAAATGAATGCCGGTGATGTTCAGTTATACGAACTGGCCAAAAGTATCCGGAAGGAAAGATACCGTGATTAAGATCATATCCATTCACATACCCAAGACAGCGGGCCGCTCATTCTACCAGGCCCTGAAATGGGCTTACGGCGACCTGGCGGATATACCCAGGAACCGAGACAAACACGTGAAGGATGGCCGTTTCGACACCTCTCTCCTTGCCCCGGGAACAGAGGTCTTGCACGGACATTTCATGTACCGGGAAATACAGCATATCCATGAAGAGTATGATTCAAAAGTTATCGTATGGCTAAGGGATCCGGTTGCAAGAGTGATCTCTAACTATTTTTACAATATTCGCATGAACCAGAACAAGCCCTGGAAAAGCAGGTCGGATATACGCACAAGGCTTACGCTCATGGATTTTGCACGCAAACCAGGGCAAATGAATATCATGAGCCGAATCCTGGAAGGAGTTGAGGTTGAAAACCTTTTCTTCACAGGATTGGTGGAGCATTACACAGATCACCTGGAGATCCTTGCCCAAAAACTAGGATGGCCGGAGACCGCACCACAGTATCATATCAACCCCGGAACAGACAATTACGCTAACCCTGATTCACCAACACAATTTACTGAGATTACCAATGAAATGAAAGAAGAAATACGGGAGATAAACCTGAAAGATTGCAAGTTATACGAAAAATGCAGAAATTTGACCGGTAATTCCTAAGTTATGACATTCTTCAGGAAAGATCTTAAAATCAGGAATAAGCTGGAGCTCATCTCCATCCACATCCCTAAAACGGCAGGCACCTCTTTCCGGAATTTCCTGAAGCATGTTTATGGGGAACAAAATGCCGTCAGGTTGGATATCAATATTACCACAAAAAAAATAGACATTGAAAACCAAGCCTTTGAGGAAAAGAAGCTTCCGGGGAACATCAGGGTGATCCACGGGCATTTTTATTACCGCGACCTGGTGGAACAGATACGGATAGAGGAAGGCACCCCTATGGTAACCTGGCTTCGTGAGCCGGCCGAAAGGGTCATTTCCAACTATTTCTATCTGGCAAAACGGCTGAAGGAGGAACTGCAGGAAGAATCAAAAGGGCTGAACATCCTCTCGAAGATGCAGAAATCGCTGATTGAATATGCCCGCAATGAGATAAGCCGCAACCGCATGTCGAAATTCCTTGAAGGCGCCAACCTCGAAAAATTCTTTTTCACAGGAATTTACGAGCATTATAATGAAGACATGCAGGACTTTGCCCAACTCCTTGGTATTAAGGATTTCGAGATTTTCCAGCATAACATTACAGGCCGTAAAGAGGAGGTAGACACCGGCATCCTGGAAGAAATTCGTTCCCTTAATGCCGATGATTATGAGTTATACAATTTTGCGCTTGAGATAAGGAAAAAGCGAAGAAAGGAGGCCGGGGCACCATGATCTGGATAGCATCATTCCCAAGGTCGGGGAACACATTTCTGCGTAACATACTTTTTGAGGTTTACGGGATGGAGTCAAGCACCTATCATCAGGATCCCGGCTATCCCCTCGATGAGGGTTACGACCGTTATCCCTTTGTGAAGACCCATCTTCTGCCGGGGCAGCTTATTCCTTCTTCAACGGATATACCTGCCATTTATCTTGTCAGGGACGGGCGGGATGCATTATGTTCCATGGCACATCACCGGAAAGACATCATTGCACCCGGTTCGGATTACTATGAAAACCTGAAAGCAGCCATCATTGCTGAAAAAGGGAGTTTTTTCGGCGGATGGTCGCGGAATGTACTGGAATGGACATCACGTTCTGCCATGATCATCCGTTTTGAAGATCTCATCAGCGATCCTATCGGCTGCACGGAAAGGTTGCGGGCCATCATGGAACTCCCCCAACCCAGGAAAGATAGGCTCCCCGGTTTCCTGGACCTGAAACATGGCACACCTGAGTATGGAAGCGGGAAAAACCGCGGAATCAGCCAGGAAGAAATGCAGGAACTGTCGCAAAAGAACTTCAGGAAAGGCAAGGCAGGAGGCTGGAAAGAAGAGATGCCCATGGAGCTCCACGACCTGTTCTGGAGTTATCACGGAGACACCATGGACATGCTTGGCTACGGTTATGACGGGAAATCAAAGGCCCTTAATCCCGATTTTGACCGTGAAGTGATGATAAAACTTGGCCAGGAAGTTCCCAGGGCAGAAAAAAAGTATCATATTCTGATGGAAGCAGGCAAGCTTTTGTCACCCGATAATGACGGGGTTAAGAGATACCAGGCTGCTTTGCTCAGGGCCATGCTGCCCCTGGCACAAGACACTGAAAACCGCTGGCAGATAGATCTTTGGTCAGAAGGGACAATCCGTCCCCTGAAGGATTTCAGCGACCTGATACGGAATGACTTCAACAAAAAAGACACCGGAGCGGCAGGTGGAGTAAAACCATTGAAAAAAAGTCTTTTCCAGCGTTTTGAAGAGATGCTGGTTTCCCTGGTACCCGGTAAATTCGTAGAGTATCTCCAGCGCAGGAACATACGGTTTTTTCACCGGGCATACGAATTCCTGAAAAAAATGATATTTGCCATAACCGGAGTGCTGATCCTGCCTTTCCGCTATGGGTTTAAGCTCCTGTATAATATAAAAGCCTTTTTCCAGGAAAGAGCGGACAGCAAAGGATACTCAGGCTATCACCTTATCCATCTGCCCCTGATGCAGCATTACCGTCCTTTCAGGAAAGCCCTGCCACCCATTTTGGTGACCATGCACGATCTTACCCACCGTTTCTTCCCCGACTATCACACCCCTGTGAATATTTCCAATGCCGAAAAAGGCTTGCGTTTCGCGGAAAAGAAAGACGCATGGCTTATTGCCGTTTCTGCCTCGACCAAAAGCGATTTACTGAATCACTGCCGGTTTCCTGAAGAAAAGATAAGGATCATTCATGAGGCTGCCGACAGGGAAAAATTCAATTACCGTATCAACACGGAAGACACGGCCCGGGTGCGGGAAAAATATGGCATACCTGTCCACCGCCCATATTTTCTTTGTCTGTCGACCATAGAACCAAGGAAAAACCTGGAAAACATCATCCGGGCATTCACCCTATTGATGGAAAAAGAGCCCAATGCCGACGTTTCACTGGTAATAGCAGGAAAGAAAGGCTGGGCAAGCGACCGGATGTTCCTGCACAATAAACTTTTAAGCGAGAGAATACTATTTACGGGCTTTATCGATGATGAGGACCTTCCTTCGCTATATTCGGATGCCCTGGCGTTGTGTTATGTGTCGTATTATGAAGGATTCGGTTTACCTTTGCTGGAAGCGATGACCTGCATGACACCGGTCATCTATGGCAATAACAGTTCCATGCCGGAAGTAGCCGGGGATGGCGGGTTAGCGGCCGATCCCGGGGATGCGGCCGGTATCATGGAACAAATGCATAGTTTGCTGTATAACAAAGAACTGCGTGATAAACTGAAAATAAACGCTTTACGGCGCTCCAGCCTGTTTTC includes the following:
- a CDS encoding glycosyltransferase family 4 protein, whose product is MRIAILADPIDNQSAGIHHYTLGMVKGLGTINSKHEYFVVRPIKAPAIGSIPEIIVNNYSNIPGYKAFRMFIALPYLLSRWKMDVVVEPAHFGPFNLPEQIRRVTVIHDLTPLLFPQYHRWHSQTLQRIFLKSILRKAKLVIANSAYTMADIQQRFPFTQDKTNFIYPGTHPAYMPVRNPEIPLKYGIHAPYFISVGTIEPRKNLDMLLDAFAMLCESSPGTTLPYWLICGQKGWKSESFFRKLQSHPNRQQIKLTGYVAQEDLPALYTHATALLMPSLYEGFGMPLTEAMACGTPCIVSASSCLPETGGDAALVCDPHQANQWAETMEYLLENPQKRLELSDKALERAGLFSWEIYARTFDREMDKLA
- a CDS encoding glycosyltransferase family 4 protein; the encoded protein is MKILFVLELFYPNIGGIEKLFASLGESLVQQGNEVKVITTRFQKGLPLKETYRGMEVRRLPIHNRFLFTFFGFFFLHRDAGRSDIIHTTSYNAAFPARMAALLHRKPCVITFHEVWGKLWFRLPYLSLPGRILYSLYEQFILRLRFHRFVGVSQFTSRRLQENGVSQERITTIYNGLDYNKNITARPNPGEVFIFTFFGRPGSSKGLDILLPAAEDFLKKENRKLRLILSKSPAAIYRKVIRYINNAGIAGKVELMHHLSDNDLERALLESHCIVIPSYSEGFCFAAAEASALGIPLITSGKGALPEVVSGRHITLENMSPSALGKALEQAEEGKWMETPLKKFELQDTVNSYKKLYDSLLS
- a CDS encoding DUF2304 domain-containing protein: MKEIDTSNVQLIAIATSLFFFLLILYLIKKKRIKEEYSLLWIFFAVVFIIFSFWRRGLDYIAEFIGVAYPPAALFIILLMAVFLILIEFSIIISRLSDKNKVLAQEIALLRLEIKKLRKKKKVKKQEESVAGDQDNKES
- a CDS encoding glycosyltransferase family 2 protein, producing the protein MRLIYELAEIYPHWDILVVNDASSDGSGELAESTGKAIVIDLPYNLGIGGCVQTGFRYARNHKYDIALQFDGDGQHRVEEIRKLIKPIRDDEADVVIGSRFNVRHNGYKTQTLRRIGIKIFEWLSFVLIRQKITDHTSGFRAYNRKAFTFLADHYPTDFPEPEVVILLGRNGFRMKEVFTQMLRRQGGVSSITLARGPYYMIKVMLSMIMASVRTRIINEELDGYERD
- a CDS encoding tetratricopeptide repeat protein, with translation MGKKGTVQTKSFLSGKQFTWLALVLIVVAGLAFYSNSFKGVFVFDDLDTIMHNKTVVFFDDYQSSSFWLDINNRPLSFLTFAVNYSIHYYQPWGYHLVNLIIHILASFVVFLLARTLFTRVNEKPDWNADVIRRNALFVALIFLLHPLQTMGVTYVVQRMTSLAALFYLLAVYLYMQGRLLYFHGKGSYGRAVFYIVLAVFSGILAILSKQNAITFPLAFMFAELYFIRNNEGKPARKLLISAFIVFAATFITVMTLGLIPMETTDISRPDYLLTQFKVMLKYIQLLFVPAWQNIDHNITVSSAIGLMEIAGMLVVAGLIVAACLLFKKFRIISFGIVWFLLALSVESSIIPIRDVIMEHRLYLPLFGFALIVTDGLYRLIGKYSSTYFNIAFVAILLILGLLAYNRNKLYQSPRMIWEDSLSKNPDNPRGLVNLGVAYIGEKDYKSALIQYNKAIRIDSTYDMAYLNRGIALFDLGGYDYAVKDLDKVLEKRKKLDVAFFFRGVSYGHLKKYDLALQDLTRTIQLNPQFPEAHKNRGVIYEITHNYPEALDDFNKAMELNPANVKLLINRSKSYFMMRQFREALEDIKQAQRIGLEVDQNYIRNIEERLERGEDTIQYFKIRNVDGEGLDFEGDENENK
- a CDS encoding ABC transporter permease; amino-acid sequence: MAISPGKRLLEMIPSNNQYERIWLLAKTDFKLKYYDTFLGFIWTILNPLFRLAIFYYIFTYIFDKQIPNYALHIFSGLILWMFFQESTKKGLSLLKTKRYLYENIEFSKLDLYTSSVLSSLMILIINILVYFVVSMFFHIPVNGNLLFVPLQIITLCILVYGIILILSIINIYMKDINQIWDMILLAWFWINPIFYAKTVIFDTFPILKYINPLAGIIINTREGILYGNPPDWGLFVYDLGYSLVVLAIGLILFRLYFHKAAEKL
- a CDS encoding ATP-binding cassette domain-containing protein, with amino-acid sequence MTNGSDIAIRLENVSKTFYIRDKKPGSVMTQVGRFFTGDNLRKIEAVKNVSIEIKKGDFIGIVGANGSGKSTLLQLMSGVFKPDKGGYASINGKFIRLTLGLGFNQEMTARENVYLNASIMGLTLKEIGKEFNRIIRFAELEKFVDTKIKYFSRGMRARLAFAVAIYTNAEIILLDEFFGGVGDEKFREKSDRIFHERILANRTIVLVSHNLLPIKDHANKVLLMHEGQCVATGTPEEVFLHYKTVLKVDQLKIEGKE
- a CDS encoding sulfotransferase domain-containing protein, encoding MDNYTKPEVVLASFPRSGNTYLRNVLLDVYDIFSWNNIEKFNQAQEKAEVLEERHKQRNQEGTPPERLKELRHELLFPVVKTHEIPGNILPLCSPDARIIYLMRDGRDALVSIAHHRKDIIAPGSDFLINLEQAILAREGSHFGGWSANVMEWIPLAHAVIHFEDLVEKPLETMEKLRGILDLPLPDRKNIPTFESQREGKSYFGGRARKQISDEEKQEFNQLFFRKGKIGGWKEEMPEQMHELFWKLHGKVSEEMGYLYDGSFDRSNW
- a CDS encoding sulfotransferase family 2 domain-containing protein, encoding MIELISIHIAKTGGRSFYEILKNEYGDKLDPRTRRIEYFPGRDFSKNLLESIPPHVTVIHGHLFYEHVREIHRRYDARIVTWLRDPVERVISNYFFLMRAIREAPETHPQRRKAAYTLMEYAHDSIPDKMSKYLRGIHLQELFFIGFQENYEQDLEQLTELLSWKKPLIKPRINTGPEGTEEEDYPTRRKDITGEMREQIREMNAGDVQLYELAKSIRKERYRD
- a CDS encoding sulfotransferase family protein; amino-acid sequence: MPVMFSYTNWPKVSGRKDTVIKIISIHIPKTAGRSFYQALKWAYGDLADIPRNRDKHVKDGRFDTSLLAPGTEVLHGHFMYREIQHIHEEYDSKVIVWLRDPVARVISNYFYNIRMNQNKPWKSRSDIRTRLTLMDFARKPGQMNIMSRILEGVEVENLFFTGLVEHYTDHLEILAQKLGWPETAPQYHINPGTDNYANPDSPTQFTEITNEMKEEIREINLKDCKLYEKCRNLTGNS
- a CDS encoding sulfotransferase family protein; amino-acid sequence: MTFFRKDLKIRNKLELISIHIPKTAGTSFRNFLKHVYGEQNAVRLDINITTKKIDIENQAFEEKKLPGNIRVIHGHFYYRDLVEQIRIEEGTPMVTWLREPAERVISNYFYLAKRLKEELQEESKGLNILSKMQKSLIEYARNEISRNRMSKFLEGANLEKFFFTGIYEHYNEDMQDFAQLLGIKDFEIFQHNITGRKEEVDTGILEEIRSLNADDYELYNFALEIRKKRRKEAGAP